TTCTGAGATCGCTACTTTGATTTCTTCTAGCTCGTCTAAAGTCATATCTATTTGAGCGGCAAATGCAGCTACGGCTATCCGGGCTAGGCCTATGTTTTCCGGCTGGCTAAGGAACTCCAATCGCATAGAATTGCAGACCTGGTCCACCATGAGCACCTCCTTCGTAAATACCCTCTGAACTACGCCGCAGTACCCTGCCTAACCAGCGGCATGGGGGACTCCTAATAAGGTTATAAAGTGCAGGTGTCAGTAACCTCGATTACTTGGGTTACCCCTGACATTTCTAGTACCTTCCTGACTTGCGAAGGGCAGTGGGTAATGACAACCCTGCCACCGCGTTGCGCCAGCTGCTTATAGCGTCCAAGTAAAGCCGCTAAACCGGAACTATCAATAAACCGTAGGTTCTTAAAATCAAGAACCAAGTTAGAAATCCTAGAATTGCTTATAAATTGGTCTATTTTGTTTCTAAAATTGGTTACCGTGCTCAAATCAAGTTCACCGCTCAAAAAACAAACCAACGTCTCCGGATTTATGGACTGAATCTCCAATCGCAAAGCATATACCCCTTTCAAAGGCTTGTCCCGATCTCACCCTGCGGAACATTCCTCGTGGACAAATGGAAAAACACCAGGGATATTCGGTACCCCTGGGATGCTTACGTTCGTGCATATACCCCGGAAACTCAGTCTAGCGCCCACTACTTTCGGGAAGGAATAACCTTGGTAAACATCTTTTGTATTTGCCTCCACAAAGTAGCTTCACCGACTGCCTCTGCAGCGACTAAGTCTACCCTCAGTGCTTCTTGGCCTTCCAAGGTGATGATGGCTTCCCCTATTTTCTGGCCTTGTTTGACCGGAGCCTTTACCGCTTCAGGCAGCACTGTCTTTAACCCGACACCTTTCTCCTTGCCTTTCTCCACTGTGATGCCTACAGGCTTAGTTGGCACCACGGCAACCACATCCTGCATTCCTTTTTCTATCGGAATCTCAGCTACTTGGCTTCCAGATGCATAAAGCCCCTTGTACCTAAAACGGGCAAAGCCATAGTTGAACATTTTCATTGATTCACTGAATTGGCCACGCTGCTTGGTTGCGCCCAAGACTACAGCTATAAGCCTTAACTCATCCCGCTTTGCAGTTGAAGCCAGGCACAAGCCAGCTTCGGAGTGACTACCGGTTTTGAGACCATCTGCACCTGGGTACCACCACAGCAGCTTATTTAGATTCCAAAGCTCCAAAAGCGGTTTTTCCCTAAACTTGTAATATTTGAGGGAAGATAACCGCAAAGTATCGGGAAACTGCAAAACCCAACGGGAGATTTGAGCCAAATCGTATGCGGAGCTATAATGATTTTTGTCTGGTAACCCATGACAATTGGTAAAATGCGTATTTTTTAGCCCCAGTTGCTTAGCTTTTTGATTCATCTGCTCCACAAAGGCTTCTTCCGAACCAGCTAAGTGCTCGGCCACTGCCACGCTAGCGTCATTAGCTGAGCCTACCATCACAGCGATCAACATTTCTTCCAAAGTCCTTTGCTCTCCGGGCTCGAGATAAACTTGAGCCCCGCCCATGTCAGCTGCTTGTTCGCTGGTTAGAACCGGATCGTTCCAGTGAGCTTTGCCCTGTTGAATTGCTTCTAGGGCCAAGCCCAGGGTCATTAATTTGGTAACGCTGGCCGGTGGCCACCGGCGATGCGGGTTGTGGGCAAAGAGAATCTGACCAGTTTGGGCATCGATGAGAACGGCACCTTCGCAGTCAACTTTGAGCCCTGAGGTAGGCGAGGAGCTAGGGAGCGCCCAAGCAAGGTTAGTATTAACGAGCCCTAAAAACACACTTACAAGTAAAACCAAGGCAACGGTCCTTGCCTTTGCCCGTGCCATCGATTGACCCCCTTACATTTAGCTCCCCTTTAGTATGTTTCCACGGTAACTTACATATACATTTCCTCAGGGATCTTCTCCAAGACACCTTCAATTAATTCCAACATTGCTGTCTGAGCCTTCTTAACTACTTGAAATATTTGCTCGTGGTCCAGCACGCTCTCTTTAACGCCACTAGCCCAGTTGGAAATACAGGAAATGGCTAAGACGTTCAATCCCTCCTGGCGGGCCACAATCACCTCTGGAACTGTCGACATACCCACCGCATCTGCACCAGCTAATCTAAGAAACCTGATTTCGGCAGGAGTTTCATAACTTGGCCCTGCTAGGGCTGCGTAAATGCCCTCCTGGATCGAAAAGCCTTTCTCAGCACCGACCCGTAAGGCGCATTGTCTTAAAAAGGGGTCGTATGCATTAGTTAAGTCGGGAAATCGCCAAGTGAGAGGACCAGTAGTTATACCTCGCAGAGGGTTAACTCCCATTAAATTGATATGATCGGCTAAAACCATTAAATCACCAGGCCGCAACCTTTCATTAATACTTCCCGCCGCGTTAGTTAGGATGACAGTTCTTACTCCTAACCTTGCCATGACTCGAATGGGATAAGTTACTTTTGCCAAATCGTAACCCTCATAATAATGGAACCTTCCTTGCATGACCATAACTGGCTTTCCCCCAAAATAACCCATGACAAGGTTACCTTCATGCCCGGGAACAGTCGAAACCGGAAAGTGAGGTATTTGAGTGTATGGTATACTTACTTTATCTATAACTTTTGTAGCTATTTCCCCCAGGCCAGTACCCAATACTATAGCAATTGAAGCGTTGACTGGTTGAAATGACCTCAAGAAGCTTACTGTCTCTTCTAACTGTAGAGCCATCGATCAATCTCCTTTGTAACCTAAGTCTAGGCGCGGGGGTGCGCGCGCTCATATACCTCCTGCAGATAAGCTTTAGACACGTGGGTATAGATTTGGGTGGTGCTGATATCGGCATGACCCAGCATCTCCTGAACGGAACGAAGGTCAGCGCCATTCTCAAGTAAATGAGTCGCAAAGGAATGCCTCAACATATGGGGGGTGATTGTTTTTCTGATCCCCGCTTTTCGGACATAATGCTTCAGCACTTTCCAGCAACCCTGTCGCGTCAGCCGCGTACCCAAGCGATTGATAAACAGGGCTTCTTCGCTTTTGGTCTTGGCCAACTTTGGCCTCCCCAAATTGATGTAGTTGCGTAAAGCTTGCAAAGC
This is a stretch of genomic DNA from Clostridia bacterium. It encodes these proteins:
- a CDS encoding anti-sigma factor antagonist (This anti-anti-sigma factor, or anti-sigma factor antagonist, belongs to a family that includes characterized members SpoIIAA, RsbV, RsfA, and RsfB.), with amino-acid sequence MRLEIQSINPETLVCFLSGELDLSTVTNFRNKIDQFISNSRISNLVLDFKNLRFIDSSGLAALLGRYKQLAQRGGRVVITHCPSQVRKVLEMSGVTQVIEVTDTCTL
- a CDS encoding D-alanyl-D-alanine carboxypeptidase translates to MARAKARTVALVLLVSVFLGLVNTNLAWALPSSSPTSGLKVDCEGAVLIDAQTGQILFAHNPHRRWPPASVTKLMTLGLALEAIQQGKAHWNDPVLTSEQAADMGGAQVYLEPGEQRTLEEMLIAVMVGSANDASVAVAEHLAGSEEAFVEQMNQKAKQLGLKNTHFTNCHGLPDKNHYSSAYDLAQISRWVLQFPDTLRLSSLKYYKFREKPLLELWNLNKLLWWYPGADGLKTGSHSEAGLCLASTAKRDELRLIAVVLGATKQRGQFSESMKMFNYGFARFRYKGLYASGSQVAEIPIEKGMQDVVAVVPTKPVGITVEKGKEKGVGLKTVLPEAVKAPVKQGQKIGEAIITLEGQEALRVDLVAAEAVGEATLWRQIQKMFTKVIPSRK
- a CDS encoding purine-nucleoside phosphorylase, with amino-acid sequence MALQLEETVSFLRSFQPVNASIAIVLGTGLGEIATKVIDKVSIPYTQIPHFPVSTVPGHEGNLVMGYFGGKPVMVMQGRFHYYEGYDLAKVTYPIRVMARLGVRTVILTNAAGSINERLRPGDLMVLADHINLMGVNPLRGITTGPLTWRFPDLTNAYDPFLRQCALRVGAEKGFSIQEGIYAALAGPSYETPAEIRFLRLAGADAVGMSTVPEVIVARQEGLNVLAISCISNWASGVKESVLDHEQIFQVVKKAQTAMLELIEGVLEKIPEEMYM
- a CDS encoding tyrosine-type recombinase/integrase, with amino-acid sequence ALQALRNYINLGRPKLAKTKSEEALFINRLGTRLTRQGCWKVLKHYVRKAGIRKTITPHMLRHSFATHLLENGADLRSVQEMLGHADISTTQIYTHVSKAYLQEVYERAHPRA